The Euwallacea similis isolate ESF13 chromosome 18, ESF131.1, whole genome shotgun sequence genome contains a region encoding:
- the serp gene encoding chitin deacetylase 1 has product MRYALLLLCATYAVAQQQTSEETPKKEDSFEAELCKDKDAGEWFRLVAGEGDNCRDVIQCTSSGLQAIRCPAGLYFDIDKQTCDWKDSVKNCKLKNKERKVKPLLNTDEPLCPDGSLACGDGNCIERGLFCNGEKDCADGSDENTCDIDNDPNRAPPCDPTVCNLPDCFCSEDGTTIPGNLPAKDVPQMITVTFDDAINNNNIELYKEIFNGKRKNPNGCDIKATYFISHKYTNYSAVQEMHRKGHEIAVHSITHNDDERFWSNATVNDWVKEMGGQRIITEKYANITDNSVVGVRAPYLRVGGNNQFTMMEEEAFLYDSTITAPLNNPPLWPYTMYFRMPHRCHGNLQSCPTRSHAVWEMVLNELDRREDPTNDEYLPGCAMVDSCSNILTGDQFYNFLNHNFDRHYEENRAPLGLYFHAAWLKNNPEFLDAFLYWVDEILSNRNDVYFVTMTQVIQWIQNPRTISEAKNFEPWREKCIVEGPPACWVPHSCKLTSKEVPGETINLQTCVRCPNNYPWVNDPTGDGIF; this is encoded by the exons ATGCGGTACGCGCTCCTCCTGCTCTGTGCCACATACGCCG TGGCGCAGCAACAGACCAGCGAAGAAACCCCGAAAAAGGAAGACAGCTTCGAAGCCGAGCTGTGCAAAGACAAGGACGCCGGGGAATGGTTTAGGCTAGTGGCCGGTGAGGGTGACAACTGTCGTGATGTCATCCAGTGTACTTCATCG GGCCTGCAAGCCATCCGTTGCCCTGCAGGACTGTACTTCGACATCGACAAGCAGACTTGCGACTGGAAAGACTCGGTGAAGAACTGTAAGCTGAAAAACAAAGAGCGCAAAGTGAAGCCCCTGCTTAATACTGACGAGCCCCTGTGTCCTGACGGCTCCTTGGCCTGCGGCGACGGCAACTGCATCGAAAGGGGGCTCTTCTGCAACGGCGAGAAGGACTGCGCCGACGGTTCGGATGAGAACACTTGCG ATATTGACAATGACCCGAACAGGGCTCCTCCGTGCGACCCCACCGTGTGCAATCTTCCCGACTGCTTCTGCTCCGAGGATGGGACCACCATCCCCGGAAACTTGCCCGCTAAGGACGTACCCCAGATGATTACTGTGACCTTCGATGACGCCATcaacaacaataacattgAGCTTTACAAGGAAATCTTCAACGGAAAGCGGAAGAACCCGAACGGGTGCGACATCAAGGCTACCTACTTCATTTCGCACAAGTACACCAACTACTCGGCGGTGCAGGAAATGCACCGCAAAGGGCATGAAATTGCGGTCCATTCTATCAC CCATAACGACGATGAGCGCTTCTGGTCCAACGCCACCGTCAACGACTGGGTAAAGGAAATGGGGGGCCAAAGAATCATCACCGAAAAGTACGCCAACATCACCGACAACAGCGTCGTGGGTGTGAGGGCGCCCTACTTGAGAGTGGGCGGCAACAACCAGTTCACCATGATGGAGGAAGAGGCCTTCCTGTACGACTCGACCATCACCGCCCCCCTGAACAACCCTCCGCTGTGGCCTTACACCATGTACTTCCGCATGCCCCATCGCTGCCACGGCAACCTCCAGAGCTGCCCTACCAGGTCTCACGCCGTTTGGGAGATGGTGCTGAACGAGCTGGATCGCAGAGAAGACCCCACCAACGACGAATACCTGCCGGGATGCGCCATGGTGGACTCCTGCTCGAACATCCTCACCGGGGACCAATTTTACAACTTCCTGAACCACAACTTTGACCGGCATTACGAGGAGAATCGCGCCCCCTTGGGCCTTTACTTCCACGCCGCCTGGCTGAAGAACAATCCGGAGTTCTTGGACGCCTTCTTGTACTGGGTCGACGAGATCCTGAGCAACAGGAATGACGTTTACTTCGTGACCATGACGCAAGTCATCCAGTGGATCCAGAACCCCAGGACTATTTCCGAGGCCAAGAATTTCGAACCCTGGAGGGAGAAGTGCATCGTCGAAGGACCCCCCGCTTGCTGGGTTCCTCACAGCTGCAAGCTCACCTCCAAGGAGGTGCCCGGGGAAACCATCAATTTGCAGACGTGCGTCAGATGTCCCAATAACTACCCATGGGTGAACGACCCCACCGGAGATGGTATCTTCTAA